One stretch of Oceanispirochaeta sp. DNA includes these proteins:
- a CDS encoding response regulator, which yields MKTRFILLFLIFISFHSLYSQNSQGSPAKEVRIGLFRFDPINFIDDSGLPSGLYPALIQEIAHKSHWKVRYVEGSFNEGLERLQNEEIDLMISVAWSEGRSEIMDYNQESVVELWGQVYTTPGNYLTNIIDLQGQTVGVMERDITGANLIKTAALLGITFKTIEYPSFHDVLRAIERGEVQAGTAPQHYGLRHLSDYNLVGTSILFSPFSIYFATKKGLHDDLLYDIDFCLSEWKQEKDSVYYNQIRDWMSPEGLVKNVIPLWIKLLLVITSLLIIIVSYINLLFGRNLKRRTISIREKESRYRSLVQQLNSIILRLSPDGRVLFVNDFGLSLLHIKKMDILQKNILTLELLPDGLTLESLKQPESLKQLDMVREMKIGGERLVIQWSLNTIGDDEGSLQEILCLGFDITDRVRMEQALKESEEKFTSFMKNIPASAFIMNDKGEHIYANPAAQSHLKKQKEFLLTEISQDEPNFLSKIRESEKKLFTGQSLSEKVEYEIMEKNSESVTRIEANLFPIVQSNGKILIGGIVFDVTEAREIEEQLNQSRKMQAIGELAGGIAHDFNNQLSGIMGYADLLTQGITDPRQEGYAKKLHNGIERASEVTKQLLIFSRKGKKETVSVNMNHLILELIDFLTHSIEKQIAIHFTERTEDSIIQGDPNLIQNALLNISINARDAIKGKGSLYFSTHKIVVDDKMAALQGYSIEKGPYLVVSVEDTGSGMPKEIKEKIFEPFFTTKDMGQGTGMGLAMVYSSMKDHLGNVTVQTTENKGTVFSLYFPCAPSKNKKEAIERISEEVQAQSLQIAIVDDEQMIREFLSLSLLEAGHRVALFEGGKQIIKAFKENHSSFDLVILDMIMPGMSGLETYQLLSEIHPEIPVLLSSGYSPKEELQAILKNTNVIYLQKPYSIGELHSAISSLINKIRSAEDSQGKTQDI from the coding sequence ATGAAAACCAGATTCATCCTTCTTTTCCTTATTTTTATATCTTTCCATTCTCTGTACAGCCAGAATTCCCAGGGATCACCAGCCAAAGAGGTACGGATAGGGCTTTTCCGCTTCGATCCCATTAATTTCATAGATGACTCGGGCCTTCCATCCGGCTTATACCCCGCCCTGATACAAGAAATTGCTCATAAATCCCATTGGAAGGTCCGTTATGTGGAAGGATCCTTCAATGAAGGTCTGGAACGGCTGCAAAATGAAGAAATAGATCTGATGATCTCCGTCGCCTGGTCTGAGGGTCGTTCGGAAATCATGGATTACAACCAGGAGTCTGTGGTGGAACTCTGGGGACAGGTCTATACGACCCCGGGAAATTATTTAACCAATATCATTGATCTCCAGGGACAAACTGTAGGAGTCATGGAGAGGGATATCACCGGCGCGAATCTGATCAAGACAGCCGCCTTGCTGGGCATCACATTCAAAACCATTGAATACCCGAGCTTTCATGATGTCTTGAGGGCCATTGAAAGGGGGGAAGTACAGGCGGGAACGGCTCCTCAACATTATGGCCTGCGCCACCTTTCTGATTATAATCTGGTGGGAACGAGTATTCTCTTCTCTCCCTTCTCCATCTACTTCGCGACCAAAAAAGGGTTGCATGACGATCTGCTCTATGATATTGACTTCTGCCTCTCCGAATGGAAACAGGAAAAAGATTCGGTTTATTATAATCAGATACGCGATTGGATGTCCCCGGAAGGTCTGGTAAAAAACGTCATTCCCCTGTGGATCAAGCTCCTCCTTGTCATAACATCGTTGCTGATCATCATTGTTTCCTATATCAATCTGCTTTTCGGAAGGAACTTGAAAAGGCGAACCATCAGCATAAGAGAAAAGGAATCCCGGTACAGATCACTCGTGCAGCAGCTTAACAGCATCATCCTCCGGCTCAGTCCGGACGGAAGGGTCCTTTTTGTAAATGACTTCGGACTTTCCCTGCTCCACATAAAAAAAATGGATATCCTCCAGAAAAACATTCTCACCCTTGAACTCCTCCCCGACGGATTGACCCTGGAAAGCCTGAAGCAACCAGAATCTTTGAAACAGCTGGATATGGTCAGAGAGATGAAAATCGGCGGGGAAAGACTTGTCATTCAGTGGTCATTGAACACAATCGGAGACGATGAAGGCAGCCTGCAAGAGATTCTCTGCCTTGGATTTGACATCACAGATCGAGTCAGGATGGAACAGGCACTGAAAGAGAGTGAAGAAAAATTCACCAGTTTTATGAAGAATATCCCGGCCAGTGCCTTTATAATGAATGATAAAGGTGAACATATTTACGCCAATCCTGCGGCTCAAAGTCACTTAAAAAAACAAAAGGAATTTCTCCTGACAGAGATTTCCCAGGATGAACCGAATTTTCTTTCAAAGATAAGAGAGTCCGAAAAAAAATTGTTTACGGGCCAATCCCTTTCAGAAAAGGTTGAATATGAGATCATGGAAAAGAATTCTGAATCAGTCACCCGGATAGAGGCAAATCTTTTCCCTATTGTTCAATCCAACGGGAAAATACTGATTGGAGGAATCGTCTTCGATGTTACCGAAGCCCGTGAGATAGAAGAGCAGCTGAATCAATCACGGAAAATGCAGGCCATTGGAGAACTGGCTGGCGGCATTGCCCATGACTTTAACAACCAGCTCTCGGGCATCATGGGATACGCCGACTTGCTGACTCAGGGCATTACTGATCCAAGACAGGAAGGATATGCCAAAAAACTGCATAATGGTATAGAAAGAGCCTCAGAGGTGACAAAACAGCTGCTGATCTTTAGCAGGAAGGGTAAAAAAGAGACAGTATCCGTCAATATGAACCATCTGATACTGGAATTGATTGACTTCTTGACCCATAGCATTGAAAAACAGATCGCCATCCATTTTACAGAAAGAACTGAAGACTCTATCATTCAGGGAGACCCGAACCTGATACAGAACGCTCTCCTCAATATCTCAATCAATGCCCGGGATGCCATAAAAGGAAAGGGATCTCTTTATTTTTCTACCCACAAGATTGTGGTGGACGACAAGATGGCTGCCCTTCAGGGTTACTCCATAGAAAAAGGGCCTTATCTGGTGGTCTCTGTCGAAGACACAGGATCCGGCATGCCTAAAGAGATCAAGGAAAAGATATTCGAGCCTTTTTTTACCACCAAGGATATGGGACAGGGAACCGGCATGGGACTGGCCATGGTCTACAGTTCCATGAAAGATCATCTCGGCAATGTTACCGTACAGACGACAGAGAACAAAGGGACTGTTTTCAGTCTCTATTTCCCCTGTGCCCCTTCAAAGAACAAGAAAGAAGCTATTGAAAGAATCAGTGAAGAGGTACAAGCTCAATCCCTGCAGATTGCCATTGTGGATGATGAGCAGATGATACGGGAATTCCTGAGCCTGTCTCTGTTGGAAGCGGGTCACAGGGTGGCCCTCTTTGAGGGGGGAAAACAGATTATCAAAGCCTTTAAGGAGAATCATTCCTCCTTTGATCTTGTCATTCTGGATATGATCATGCCTGGAATGAGCGGCCTGGAAACCTATCAGCTTCTAAGCGAAATCCATCCGGAGATCCCCGTCCTTCTCTCGAGCGGATACAGTCCAAAAGAAGAGCTGCAGGCAATTCTGAAGAATACAAATGTCATCTACCTGCAGAAACCCTACAGCATCGGCGAGCTGCACAGCGCCATCTCCTCTCTGATAAACAAAATCAGAAGCGCCGAAGATTCACAGGGGAAAACCCAGGATATATAA